From uncultured Desulfobacter sp.:
CCAAAAGAGCATGTTTAGAAGAGCAATAAATCGAAGTGTCGGGGAATCCATCATAAGCTGAAGAAGATCCGATATTTACAATTCGTCCCCATTTGTTTTTCATCATATCCAAAGAAAACTCTTTAGTAAAAAGGAAAGGGGCACGTACATGCAGGTTAAAAGTCTTATTATAATCATCAAGGGTTGAATCAATCAGGGATTTGACAGGAAAATGACCGGCACAGTTTATCAGGATATCTATAGATTCAAATTCATTCCGAATTATTTTTATAATATTGTCTATATCATCCAAAATATTTAGATCGCCATCTTGATACTTGATTTTTATTTTGTTTCCATAGGTAGACAATATTTTTTTTTGTAATGTTTCTAACTTGTTGGGGGTTTTGCCGGTCAAAAATAAATTGCACCTGTTTTTTGCCAGTTCATTTGCTATCTGGTACCCTATTCCGCCTGTTGCACCTGTTATCAGACAGGTTTTGTTGGCTAGTGTTTTATGCATGTTATTACTTCTTTTTCTTAATTAATTTACATCGAATAACCTATTGGAAAAGTGTGGGTTTCTTGATAAAAGAAATTCCAGATAATGGAAATCTTCAATAGTATCAACCTCAGCACTTTTAGGTGTTTCAAAAGCGAAAACTTTATTTCCAAGTAACCTGCCGTTAGCTAATATATAAGAAGTTTTGTATATGTCCACATAACCATTTGGATCATATGTCGCTGGAAACTCCTGTCTGGGCCGGTTAACTTCATCAAGGTTGTATAACCCGGAACATAAGGTTTTATAATAGCCATTTTCCACTTCCAGGGTTTTGTATGAAGATTGAGACATCAAATGACTTGATCTTAAAGCATTGGCTTCAGTTTGATCGAGAAAGGTCGAAATTGCTTGTTCAATAACAGCCGGTTCCCGAAATGGTGTGGTTGCCCGCAGGTGAACGACGATGTTGGGTTGATAGTTATCGTGTTCCTTGAGCCATGCCAGCAAATGCTTAACCCACTCATAATCAGTATTGTTATCTCCTGATAATTCTGCCGGGCGGAGAAACGGGACCTCAGCCCCATAAGCTTGTGAGACTTGAGCATATTGCACTGAATCCGTGGAAACAATAATTCGATCAATCTTTGGGACCAGCTTGGCTGCTGCAATACTGTAAGCAATCAAGGGGTGCTCACCAAGGGGACGAATATTCTTATCAACTACGGCTTTAGATCCAGATCGTGCAGGAATGGCGATTAGTATTCCTGACATATTGACCCTCCTGTTTTATCAAGGAATATGGGAACGCAGTTTCTCAGCAACTGGTACTTCTTTATCGGTGATTTGGATAATGCCGTTTCCCATGGCCTTTTCAATTTTTCTTACTGCTCCGACCAAAGAACGTAACCCACCTGGCTCAACCGAGGCAGCCTGATCTGAGCCGTACATTGCACGTCCCAGGGTAATGTGTCTTTCAAGTGAACTAATTCCCATTGCTGTTGCTGCATAAGAAACCGCTAACCCAACCTCATGCCCGCTATAACCGACATCGCAATTGTATCGGTCTCTTAAGGTTTTTATACAATTTAAATTAGCATCGGTATCATTCATAGGATAAGTCGAAACACAATGCATTAATTCATAAGAGCAATTGGCTTCACGGAAAATATCAACCGCTTTGTCTATGTGTTTTAACTCGCTCATTCCAGTGGAAATAAAGGTATGCTTCCGTTCGGATGCAACTTCTCGCAAGAAATCATCGTATACAAGCATTGCCGATGCAATTTTATTATATTTCAGGTCATATTGACGCAGGAACTTCTGACTTTCAATATCCCAGGCGGAGGCGAACCATATACATTTTTTTTCCTTGCAATAACGGTCAATTTCATCATACCCTTTTTGCCCAAATTCCAAACCTTCCTTCTGTTCGCGGAATGTTGTTCCCCAAGGACTTTCTCTCAAGGAGTCCAGTTCTTTTTGGGAGTAGACATTGTTAATAGTCCTTTTCTGAAATTTTACAGCATCGCATCCACAATTAATTGCGACATCAATAAGTTTTTTAGCTATTTCTATATCTCCATTGTGATTTATTCCGATTTCAGCGATTATAAAGACATTTTTTTTGCTCATCATTCCCTCATGTTATTTAATATTGTTATTTGTATCAATCGTGATTTGGATTTACAATTGCCTGAACCCTCTGAAAGAAACATCATTTTCTAAATATAGAGATTGAGCCGTCTTCAGGTTCCATTTTAATTTCTTCTTAAAATAATCTTTTATTAGCACGGTATTGGCTTCAAGCAGCGCGTGATGAAATTCTTCATCTGTTAAGTTGGTAAAATTGACAGCCAGAAGATCTGAATTGACATGTTTATTTTCGTAAAAATCACGGCAATTTTTGAGAAGTCCCTTTTCAATGGCATAGTAATATAAAGGACTTCCTGGATATGGCGTTACAGGCCTGATCGTTCGCATTTCAGAGCCGTCATTGTATTTCAGGAGAAAATCAACTCCTTTTTGTAATGTTTCCAGGTTTTCACCGATATTTCCCCAGATGATATTAAGTCCAGGGGAAATCCCTGCGGCAAGTGTGGTTTCAGTTCCCCGGATGATCTGTTTTACAGTCAATGCCTTATTCATGTTTTTAAGAATTTGATCATCCACAGCTTCAATACCGTAATTTATAAAAACGCATCCGGATTTTTTCATCAATTTTAGCAGTGCCGGTTCGGCGTAGTTCAAACGTCCGTTACACCACCATTTTATGTTTAGTTTGGCCTTAATAATGGCCTTGCATATAGATTCGGTTCTGCTTTTTGAAGACATTAACAATTCATCTGAAAAAATTATATAATTAATACGATATTTTTCCTTAAGAAAAGAGAGTTCTGCAACTATACTTTCGTTGCTTCTTGGCCGGAACCCCTTATCCATTCTATAACAGAAATTACAGGAATATGGACATCCTCTTCCAGATAGAACCGGCAACGAAAAATCCGTTGAAGTTGCCTTGGATTCTTTGACTAAGCGGTAGAATTCAATGGGGAATAATTCGTAGGCTGGCATGGGGATGTTATCAATGTTTTCAATAAGGTTTCGACGAGGATTCACAATGGTTTTATTTCCATCCCTGTAGGCAATTCCTTTAACGCTTGATAATTTTTTGTGCTTATGATGCGCATTTAACAATTCTATGATAGTTTCTTCTCCTTCACCGATAACTATCACATCTGCATTGGTTTTTTCAAAAAAATATTCCGGTTCTGGAGTGGGTCCATGGCCTCCTATGATATAAAATGGTCGATTTTTAGAACAATTGATTGCCTTGGAAAGGGACAGTAGTTTTCGGTATTGATAATAACCGCCAATAATACCTAAACCGATTGCGTCAAAACGATTTTTGTCAAGGTATTCGGTCAAGTGCTCATCTGGGTAATGGTGCAAATCCTGAAAATAGATTTCTACATCAATATCATTTTGGCGCAGTACGGCGGCGATATAAGCAGTGCCTTGGGGGAAGTAAGTCACCAGAGATCCATTATCATATACTACTAAAAGAACTCTCATAATTATTGATTCCTTGTATCAAAATAGACAATATTTAACCATATATTACGATATAATTGTATTTTCTTCGCATTAAAAGTGCCACAGGACATTCGTTCCATTGCAAACCCTATTTTTATCGTCTTTTATCCAATTTTCAATAGTGTAACCTTTTTTCTTGATCACCGATTTTTGGGATGAATACTATTCAAAACGTCCCAATTTTTTCTTAACCTCTGGCTTTCTTTTTGAGCCCATGACCCCTCATGTAAATGCATCATAAATGTATCTTCTGTGATTCGCTGTTTTCCGGTTCTCGGATTAAATCCAGATAATACTCTTTCAGGATAAACTGCTATATCTCCCAGTTTTTGATACTTTCCATTGTTAATATAGCCCAAATTTTTGAAATATTTTTTTGTAAAATTAGGAAGTACTATTTCCTTATTTATAACCGACTTAAGAGAAAATTCAGTATTGCAATATGCTTTATACAATTTCATAAATATAGGCATTTTTTTAATAGCCCCAAATCCTACCAACACAATTCTTTTTGATACATCTATGCCCATAAACGCTTTTTGATATAATAACTCATCTAAGCTTCGCACTATCGTAACATCGGTATCGAGGTAAATCCCTCCATAATTGTACATAATATCTATTCTTGCTACATCAGATACATAGGCCCATTGTTTGTTTTGATATGCATTTCTCATGAATTCATTTTTACTTACATCATAATTATCTTCTGACCATTCTATAATGTCATAATCCGGGCAGTGCTTTTTCCATGAGTCGATGCAGTTTAAGTTAAGTTTTGTCTTATTTCCTCTGCCAAACCAGCAATAATGTATTGTTTTAGGAATTATGGGGGTGTCTGTTATTCTTAATGTATCAGGCAGGTATTCAGTATGATAACTATTGTCACTATTTGATAATACCAAACCATAATAATAGCATTCTTTCCCATTAAAAATTTTATAAGTATTTATCTGAGCGATTATCTCTCTGAAGTATGTTGTTGTAATTATATATTCATAATCTAAATATTTCTCATTGGTCACAAAAGTATCCATGCTTATAACCATTATTTTATGATTATGGAATTTAATATATGTATTAGTTAAATCTTTATTATTATCTACAATTGCATCAATATAATTCAGTATACCGTCAGTTTCAAATGCAGCAACAAAGTCTTTGAATGCCTTGCCGCCTCCAAAACAAACAATTTTTTTATTTTTGTTAATAATATCTTTGTAGCTTTTGTCAGTCAGTTTCATATCACCCATCTTTCTGCAATTGGCAAAATACCCATTGCTTTAAAACTTCCGAATTAATTGGAATAATATTCTCAAGAACAACCATGGCCGACTTAACATATCACCTGCCAGGCTGCATCGACCCAAGTCCGACGCTCTGAAATCTGAAAGGGCGCATTCCCATTTTCCCGGTCATACCGCTGGCACGGGATTGTGCGTGTTTGCCATCTGTTTTAGGCAATTCCAACGCCCTGCTTTATAATATGATCGTAGCACTCGACTATCAAGTTTTTTTATAATAACCTGACATTACTAATTATTATTGCGATCGCATTAAAATACAGACTATCTTGGTATGATTTTTAAAATCTAATAATATCAGCGTGTTCTATTTTTTAAAACTGTTTGACCTACGAAAACGCTCATTTCTAAGCCCAGTGTTTACAGGGTCAAGGAAAAAACTTGATAGTCGAGTAGCATAATCATTTTTTCTGCATTCTCCCGATACCAAAAAGTGCATGGGCCTTTAAGACGTAAATTGACCACTCTACGAATTGAACTTTCAATAGCACCGCTGCCAATAGGTAAATTCAACGCTTTTATAGTTGAGAAATCAAGTCTTCTTTCATTGCGCACAAAATAATCCCGTTCCGTCTTGATAGCCTTACTGTTTCTGCCTCGACAAAGCATCTGGACGGCCTGGACCACATCAGATGCTTTTCCTTTCAGTAGGGAACCTCGCTGTTTCGATACCCAGCGTTTACGTTCCTTGGATGACCAGGTCTTCCTTAAACCTGCTACTGTACCCAAATGCTCCACGGCATGGTAAAAATCAAGAAGTTCATACACACGCTCCGGAGTCAAACCCAATGCTTTGATCAGTCCGGGGATTCGATTCCAAATCCAATGTGCTCCATCTGCAACAAACAGTATCTTGTCTGAGTTCTGAATATGAAGGGAGCTCAAATAACCCTTTAACAAGTGGAATCCGCCATCGGGACCGCTGAAACAGCCATCAATAAATGGTGAGAAGCTTTTTTCTTGTTTTCCCTTGGCATTCACCACAGAAATGATCAAAAGCTTGGGTTCTCGCCACGCCCCACGAAAGCGGGTTCTATCCTTTTTGGTTTTTGGACCTTTTTTCTCCCCATTCGCTCATTTTAAATCTGAAAAAGTTAATTTTGCATGGAGGGCTTGCAATAATTAAAATTCATCATAATTTTGTGGAAAATTCGGCTGTAGTTTCCTTTTTTTATTTTAACTTAAAGGTACCAAAATAATAATGGATTCGACATCAAAAGATCAAGAGATTTTCAACAAAGACAAACTTCAGATTATCACGGAACGAGTGGATGATGTGCCTTTGCTCATAGCACAAATGGTCAGAATGGGTATCCCGGAAATTATAGACAGACATATTCCAAGACATGGAAATCAAAGAGACCTTAGCTGGGGATGGACCACAGCCATATGGATGGCCTATATTCTGACTGAAGGCGACCACCGCAAGGTATCAATGAGTGAATATGTGAAAGAAATGCAACATACGTTGCTTCGCATAGCAGGGCGGCCAATAGCGGCGTTGGATTTCAGTGATGATCGTTTAGCCCATCTTTTGAAACATTTAAGCAATCGTGAATACTGGTCAAAGATAGAAGATGATTTCAATAAACATTCAATAGAGGTGTATGATCTGAAGCCTGAAACAATCAGATGTGATGCAACGACTGTGAGTGCGGATCAGGCAATCACAGAAGAGGGATTGGTTCAGTTTGGTCATAGCAAAGACAATGCGAAGTTACCTCAGATAAAATTGATGAGTGCGGCCTTGGACCCTTTGGGAATGCCGTTGGCTTCTGACGTCGTTTCTGGTGAAAAAGCCGACGATGGATTATATATTCCGCTAATAAACCGCGTCAGTGACAGTCTTAAAAAAAATGGATTATTGTTCTCAGGTGATTGTAAAATGAGTGCACTGGAGACCCGGGCTTATTTGATATCGTCAGGGCATCATTATTTATGCCCGCTGCCCTTGACCGGTAAAACTGTTGATGAAATGAAAACATGGATCAATGAAGGCATTTCCAAAGATCAGGAAAAAACCTTGATCCCTGTGTTTAGAGAAAACTATAAAGGGATAGTGGTTCTGGCAGCCAAAGGATATGAGTTCAGCCGCATTCAGACTTTTCAAAAAGAGGTTGAAGAAATAACCTGGCAGGAGCGGGTGTTCGTGGTTCATTCCCCTGCTCATGCCAGGCAACAATCAGCCGGTCTCGATATTCGGTTGACAAAAGCTAAAGAAAAACTTGAAAAATTAACTCCTTTACCGGGGCGAGGCAGACGTCAAATAACCGATGAGGCTGAACTTGTTGCGGCTATTGCCAAAATAGTCAAAGCCCATAACGTTGAGGATCTACTGGAAGTCCAGTTTGAAAAACAGGTAGAACAAAAAATGAAGTATGTCGGTAAAGGAAGGGGTGCCCTTAACCGGGAAACCATCGTTGTAGAGAAAGTTCGTTATCAGATTACTTCTGTTGAAAAAAATCAGGAAAAAATGGCTGATGAAAAAACCCGGTTCGGCTGGAAAGCATTCGTCACAGAGATGGATTTTGATAAGCTTTCCCTGCATGATGCTATTTTGTCATATAGAAATGAATATCGAGTTGAACGTATCTTCGGCAGGCTAAAAAGTCGCCTCAACATAGCTCCGTTGTTTGTTAAAAAAGATGATCAGATTGAAGGTATGACATATCTACTCACCCTGTGTGTAAGGGTGCTGACTCTTATAGAATTTGTTGTTCGACGCTCATTGAAAGAAGAAAAGACTGAACTACCTGATATGCATCCTGAAAATCGTAAAAAGACTACAGCCAAACCTTCTGCGGAAAGAATCTTAAAGGCTTTTTCGAAAGTTAACCTTACTATTATATGCGACATGGCAGGAAATATTATTATGCGTTCATTGAAACCATTATCGAATTTGCAAAAACAAATTATCCAAAAGTTGGAATTAGACTCTTTTATTTATACGCAACTTGAAATTTAGAGATACTTTATATCAAATGAGCGAATGGGGAGTTTTTTCTTCTCTCTTAGCCGTGTGCGTCCACCATCAGTGCTTATAACGACTCGTCGACCGTCAAGCGTGTCTCCATCATTTAATGGGATTCGACCCGCTTGTTGCTCGGCTCGGGCCCGCTCTGCGTAGCGATAGGTGAGTTTACTCAACTTTCGGTGATTAAAAACGACAGCAAATAAAAATATAACAAATTGAATTTATTATTTAAATTGACGAATCTCACTTTATATGATACGCTTTGTTTACCACTAAACAAACATTTCAGACAAAGGAAATTCGTCAAAATGAATACTACACTTACCGGCGTACAAAATCAAATAACAAATTCAGAACAGATTGGCGTACTCAGTGATTACTTTGCAAAATTCAAAATCGGTACGTTATTGAATCGATCAGGAATCGTTAAAACCAAAGGAGCATCACCGCTTGCCATTTTCACAGCCTTATTTAACCTGGCATTTCACAACGAAAATTTATACCAGGGCATTGTGAAAAACAAAAAAGTTGAGGTCGATAAGGACGCTGCTTACAATTTTCTGAACTCTCCGACATATAACTGGCGGCGGTTTACCCTTCATCTTTGCCGCCGGATTTATTTTATCATTAGAAAGCTTCTTGATGATTCTTCCGAAGAAGTTCTTATTTTTGACGATTCTACCTATAGCAGAAACCGTTCTAAAAAAGTCGAGCTTTTATCCCGGGTGTTTGATCATACAGATATGAAGTACATCAAAGGATTCCGGATGCTGACCCTTGGCTGGTCTGACGGTAACAGTTTTCTTGGACTTGATTTTGCCCTTTTATCATCTGCAGACAAAAAGAATCGATACAATGAAATCAATCCTGATATTGATAAAAGGACCTGCGGATATCATCGCCGCCAGGAAGCGGTTACAAAAACCACAGCCCATCTCGTACCGATGGTAAAAAGAGCCCTTGATATGGGTGTCCGGGCTAAGTATGTTTTAATGGACAGTTGGTTTTCGATGCCATCAGCAATAGCAGATTTGCGGGAACACATACACGTCATATGCATGCTGAAAGATCATCCAAAATGGCTTTATGAATATCAAGGCAAAAAGCTTAGGCTGTCCGAACTCTATGGAAAATTGAAGAAAAAAAGAGGACGGGCAAAAATCAAGGCCCAAGCCATTGTTACTCTTTCCAACGGCAAGCAGGCAAAAATTATTTTTGTTTCCTGTGATAAAAAACGAGGCTGGCTTGCACTCCTGTCGACAGATCTGTCCCTCCCTAATGAAGAAGTCATTCGGCTGTACGGCAAACGCTGGGATATTGAAGTCTTTTTCAAAATGTGCAAGCAACACCTGAAATTGGCAAAAGAAATACAAATTAGGAACTACGATGGCCTGATCGCTCATACATCTCTTGTCATTGCCAGATACAACATGCTCAGCCTTTATCAGCGGCAATGTATGGATCAAAGGTCATTCGGGGAACTCTTCAGGGCCTGTAATGATGAGATGACCAATCTTTCTTTTATGGTCTCTTTGGAGCGGATCATGCGCTTAGCTCTGGTAAATATTCGGCGACTATTTGATTTTACCGAGCATATGGTACAGGAGATGCTTGATCTGGTGATGGGTCAAGCTCTCAAGTATTTCGGTTTTTCAAGTGAGATTGAGGAATTATCGGGGGTGCAAATTTACTCCTCCGAAAGTTGAGTGAGTTTACGGATAACCTTTATATCCAACGTCATACCATGTTCACAAAGCACTTGACGGACTTCTTCAAAAGCGTCCCATTCAGCCGGGCTGAATCCGATCCTACAAGTAACTATAATTACAAGAGAAAAATTTTAGTTACTTAGAAGAACTCAATAAGGCTGACCAAGAGCTCACCATAGAAGCCAAAGCAGGTAAGCAGCGATCATGGATTCCAAGAAGGATTAAACCGGCGTATGCACCTTTATACCTTATACCTTTTTCGATTTCGACGGTCACAGGATCGTCGATAATATCGAACACGAATATCAACCGAACTACCTGTACGAAGCTGAATCGAAACTGCCTCAAACCCTTCGCTTTTCATCCGCCCCGGCCAACTGGACATCAATTCTTTTTCTTGATCGACCTGATCAGGGGAATCTACTGAGACCTGGATCTTTTTTTTAAAAGCAAGACGCTTATCCGATTCGTATACCCAAGAATTTCCTGTTCCATCTGTTCCAATTCTTTAGCGTTGCGAACCAAGCGATTCGGATCTTCTTCCAGTTCTTTCAGGCAAGCATAGGCTTCATCAACAGTATTGCAATCTTCAGCTTTTTTCATCAGCACAATCCATTTTTTGATCGTTTCAGTTTAGCAGAAAATATCATGCTTTTTGCACTAAAAGAAAGGCTTTCTTAAAACCGGGAAAATGGGAATGCGCCCCTCTGAAATTACTGGTAGGCGCATAGTTCTTTTCAAGCCATTTGGTATCCATCTTCAACTGGCCGATTTCTTCGTAAAGCAGGGCCGTAAGTACCACCACCTCCGTTTTGGCTTTCTGTTTTTCCCCTGACGAAAAAAATCAGGGGATTCGCAAGCAGTTTATCTTTCCCAAACCAATATTGATTGGAATGAATTTTAGACTCAGTTGATAAAGCTTTCACTCCTTTCACGGCGTCGACTGCCACTTGAGTGTCAAATTTTGCCGAAAATGTCTTCTTTTTTACCATTTTGATACGTTCTTTTTATTATTTTAGACTTTCCATTTAATCGAATGATCTTTTTTTTTGGGGGGGCTCATCACTAATAAACTTCGAAATGGATACCATACATCCATTTGGGTACAATATCTGACAACCTCTTGAGCATATTCCGGCTTTAGTGCAAGGAGAATACAAGTTTTTTCAGGATTACAGGGAAGCTCAGAGCGATAATAAATTGGAACATCAAGGTACATTTCATTTTTTTTATATCCGTCGGTCACAAGAAAACCAGTTATATTGATGCCATTATTAGTTAATGTTTTGAAAACCATCTCACCATAGCGCCCTGCCCCATAAATGAAAATTTTCTTCCCGTTTAAATATGCGGTTTTAATATTCTCAATTATGGGTGCGAAACTCAAATTTTTAGCCAAAGATTTCAATTTTCTTATTTGTTCAGTATACATCCTATTAGGGTCAAGTCGTTTGTACAATTGTTCTACGGACTCATCAAAACCATATGCTTCCATCATCAAAATTGCCATTCTATATTGCTTAATACGTTTTAACAAAGGAACCCAAAACGCCCCCTGCGTTCGCTCATTAAATGTCTCAAATAAGTATAGCATCTTGATCGCATGAATTTGATTATTTACATTATTAGTTCGCATATTGTGAGTCCATGAAGTTGAATGTAAACATCTGTATACCGACATGATGTTTTCAGAATAATACAGACTGCCTTTGGTTAGGCAGTGAAAATACATGGGATAATCTGGAACCGGTGCCTGGAAGAAATACTCCGGAATATTTTTAAAATATTCAAATCTGCAAAACATGGCTGTTGTATGGGGCAGTGAAATAAATATAGATAATGCGCTTTCACCTTGATACGCCCCCGTAGTTATATTTTGATGATTTAATACTCTTCTGCCGGTTGATTCATCTTCACGATATACATTGTGAACCGCTAACGAACAATTCGGATGACTTTCCATGTATTCAAACTGAATTTGCAGTTTTTGGCTGTCAATCCAATAATCATCACCTTCACAAAATGCTACGTACTTTCCTTTGACTTGTGGAAATATATATTTAGAATAAATACTAAATACTTCACCTTGGGAGAACTGGTTTGTCTCTTGCACAATCAACTTTATAATTTTAGGGTATTTTTCTGCATATTTCATTACAATCTTTGGTGTGTCATCTGTAGAAGCATCATCGTGTACAATTATTTCAAATGGAAACATAGTTTTTTGCATTAAAAAACTGTCCAATGTCTTCGCAATATATTTATGATGGTTATACGTAAGACAACAGATAGAAACCATAATTTCTCTGCTCATAAATTACTTTACCTCAGTAATGTCCGGTTAAGTTCTTGCATGTGAAAAAATATCTGAAATTATTAAAAAACTTTAATTTTAGATGGATCATATGTACCTAAATTTTATCAAGACGCTCAAATGATAAGCATCTCAACCCCCAACGTTCCGATATCAGCCCTGAATTTTGACAACTTATATCGTCCTTTGATAAGTTCACTTAAGTGGGATCAAGTGTCAAGACAAATTTCCCGAAATTAAGCGTCATTTTATATTTTAATTTCATCCAAACTGAGAGTGGTCTGACTTTAATCCCAAAACAAGCGTGAAATAAATAGCAAAAGGAATAAAAAACCTCGAAACACCTGTCAATATTGGTTATAGTGAGTTTCCAACAACAAACTAAACGAATATGAAAGGACGTTTCGAGTGAATAAAAATATCAGCAAAAATTGGCAAAATGCAAGAAAAAATAAGCAAAAAGCTCAACAAAAGAGATTGGGATGAACAACCGACCCCCATGTTTAAAGCATCCAACATTCAATATGAAATTGACGGTCGCCTCAAAGGAGTTGCTCCTGGCGGTATAGGGCGGATTCATATGATTGCAAAAAAGACCGGTCTCCTGAAAGAAATTGATAAGGAACTCGAACTGCTTAAACGCCATTTGCCCTTTCATGAATCAGATCATGTCGCCAACATGGCATATAATATTTTTGCCGGAGGCACCTGCCTTCAGGATATCGAACTGTTAAGAAATAATGATGCCTGGTTGAATGCTCTGGATGCAGAAATTATCCCCGATCCAACTACAGCAGGAGACTTTTTGCGCCGGTTTTTCAAGGAAGATATCATAGCCCTGCTGGACGTCAAAAATAACATCCGAAAAAAGGTATGGGAAAAGCAGCCACAAAGCTTCAAGAAAGAAGCCATTATCAATATCGACGGCACTATCAGTGAAACAACCGGCGAGTGCAAACAGGGTATGGACATATCCTATAATGGTAAGTGGGGATATGCCCCTTTGGTCGTCTCTTTGGAAAAAACAAGGGAGCCTCTTTATATTATCAATCGATCCGGTAATGCTCCGTCTCACCTCGAATCTGCAGGGTGGGTGGATAAGGCCCTTGATCTGCTGGATGGAACTTTTAAAAAATTATACGTTCGGGGTGATACTGATTTCAGCCTTACTTCCAATTTTGA
This genomic window contains:
- a CDS encoding acylneuraminate cytidylyltransferase family protein — translated: MSGILIAIPARSGSKAVVDKNIRPLGEHPLIAYSIAAAKLVPKIDRIIVSTDSVQYAQVSQAYGAEVPFLRPAELSGDNNTDYEWVKHLLAWLKEHDNYQPNIVVHLRATTPFREPAVIEQAISTFLDQTEANALRSSHLMSQSSYKTLEVENGYYKTLCSGLYNLDEVNRPRQEFPATYDPNGYVDIYKTSYILANGRLLGNKVFAFETPKSAEVDTIEDFHYLEFLLSRNPHFSNRLFDVN
- a CDS encoding SDR family oxidoreductase, translating into MHKTLANKTCLITGATGGIGYQIANELAKNRCNLFLTGKTPNKLETLQKKILSTYGNKIKIKYQDGDLNILDDIDNIIKIIRNEFESIDILINCAGHFPVKSLIDSTLDDYNKTFNLHVRAPFLFTKEFSLDMMKNKWGRIVNIGSSSAYDGFPDTSIYCSSKHALLGFSRSIQKELKEYNIRTYSISPGGTKTEMGKQISGQNYDNFLAPEEIAKYVVFAISFNNELITDEFRLNRMF
- a CDS encoding transposase, producing the protein MNTTLTGVQNQITNSEQIGVLSDYFAKFKIGTLLNRSGIVKTKGASPLAIFTALFNLAFHNENLYQGIVKNKKVEVDKDAAYNFLNSPTYNWRRFTLHLCRRIYFIIRKLLDDSSEEVLIFDDSTYSRNRSKKVELLSRVFDHTDMKYIKGFRMLTLGWSDGNSFLGLDFALLSSADKKNRYNEINPDIDKRTCGYHRRQEAVTKTTAHLVPMVKRALDMGVRAKYVLMDSWFSMPSAIADLREHIHVICMLKDHPKWLYEYQGKKLRLSELYGKLKKKRGRAKIKAQAIVTLSNGKQAKIIFVSCDKKRGWLALLSTDLSLPNEEVIRLYGKRWDIEVFFKMCKQHLKLAKEIQIRNYDGLIAHTSLVIARYNMLSLYQRQCMDQRSFGELFRACNDEMTNLSFMVSLERIMRLALVNIRRLFDFTEHMVQEMLDLVMGQALKYFGFSSEIEELSGVQIYSSES
- a CDS encoding radical SAM protein is translated as MRVLLVVYDNGSLVTYFPQGTAYIAAVLRQNDIDVEIYFQDLHHYPDEHLTEYLDKNRFDAIGLGIIGGYYQYRKLLSLSKAINCSKNRPFYIIGGHGPTPEPEYFFEKTNADVIVIGEGEETIIELLNAHHKHKKLSSVKGIAYRDGNKTIVNPRRNLIENIDNIPMPAYELFPIEFYRLVKESKATSTDFSLPVLSGRGCPYSCNFCYRMDKGFRPRSNESIVAELSFLKEKYRINYIIFSDELLMSSKSRTESICKAIIKAKLNIKWWCNGRLNYAEPALLKLMKKSGCVFINYGIEAVDDQILKNMNKALTVKQIIRGTETTLAAGISPGLNIIWGNIGENLETLQKGVDFLLKYNDGSEMRTIRPVTPYPGSPLYYYAIEKGLLKNCRDFYENKHVNSDLLAVNFTNLTDEEFHHALLEANTVLIKDYFKKKLKWNLKTAQSLYLENDVSFRGFRQL
- a CDS encoding N-acetylneuraminate synthase family protein; its protein translation is MMSKKNVFIIAEIGINHNGDIEIAKKLIDVAINCGCDAVKFQKRTINNVYSQKELDSLRESPWGTTFREQKEGLEFGQKGYDEIDRYCKEKKCIWFASAWDIESQKFLRQYDLKYNKIASAMLVYDDFLREVASERKHTFISTGMSELKHIDKAVDIFREANCSYELMHCVSTYPMNDTDANLNCIKTLRDRYNCDVGYSGHEVGLAVSYAATAMGISSLERHITLGRAMYGSDQAASVEPGGLRSLVGAVRKIEKAMGNGIIQITDKEVPVAEKLRSHIP
- a CDS encoding glycosyltransferase, with translation MKLTDKSYKDIINKNKKIVCFGGGKAFKDFVAAFETDGILNYIDAIVDNNKDLTNTYIKFHNHKIMVISMDTFVTNEKYLDYEYIITTTYFREIIAQINTYKIFNGKECYYYGLVLSNSDNSYHTEYLPDTLRITDTPIIPKTIHYCWFGRGNKTKLNLNCIDSWKKHCPDYDIIEWSEDNYDVSKNEFMRNAYQNKQWAYVSDVARIDIMYNYGGIYLDTDVTIVRSLDELLYQKAFMGIDVSKRIVLVGFGAIKKMPIFMKLYKAYCNTEFSLKSVINKEIVLPNFTKKYFKNLGYINNGKYQKLGDIAVYPERVLSGFNPRTGKQRITEDTFMMHLHEGSWAQKESQRLRKNWDVLNSIHPKNR
- a CDS encoding IS1634 family transposase; the encoded protein is MDSTSKDQEIFNKDKLQIITERVDDVPLLIAQMVRMGIPEIIDRHIPRHGNQRDLSWGWTTAIWMAYILTEGDHRKVSMSEYVKEMQHTLLRIAGRPIAALDFSDDRLAHLLKHLSNREYWSKIEDDFNKHSIEVYDLKPETIRCDATTVSADQAITEEGLVQFGHSKDNAKLPQIKLMSAALDPLGMPLASDVVSGEKADDGLYIPLINRVSDSLKKNGLLFSGDCKMSALETRAYLISSGHHYLCPLPLTGKTVDEMKTWINEGISKDQEKTLIPVFRENYKGIVVLAAKGYEFSRIQTFQKEVEEITWQERVFVVHSPAHARQQSAGLDIRLTKAKEKLEKLTPLPGRGRRQITDEAELVAAIAKIVKAHNVEDLLEVQFEKQVEQKMKYVGKGRGALNRETIVVEKVRYQITSVEKNQEKMADEKTRFGWKAFVTEMDFDKLSLHDAILSYRNEYRVERIFGRLKSRLNIAPLFVKKDDQIEGMTYLLTLCVRVLTLIEFVVRRSLKEEKTELPDMHPENRKKTTAKPSAERILKAFSKVNLTIICDMAGNIIMRSLKPLSNLQKQIIQKLELDSFIYTQLEI